From a region of the Coprococcus comes ATCC 27758 genome:
- the thiH gene encoding 2-iminoacetate synthase ThiH, whose protein sequence is MENSHINESILSEEILEDQKKNRIDHMTYLPGMEDIGSDVMDQVISAMNAYDYEKYTEADVRRAIAHDIRTPEDFAALLSPAALPLLEEIAQAAQAETRKHFGNSVYMFTPIYIANYCENYCIYCGFNCHNKINRAQLNEEEIEKEMAAIAKTGLQEILSLTGESRSKSTVEYIGNACKIARKYFKVIGLEIYPVNSDEYAFLHECGADYVTVFQETYNSDKYETLHLAGHKRIFPYRVNAQERALMGGMRGVGFGALLGLDDFRKDAFATGYHAYLLQRKYPHAEIAFSCPRLRPIINNDRINPMDVHEPQLLQVVCAYRLFMPFASITVSTRECARVRDNLVQISATKISAGVSTGIGSHVDDIEDKGDDQFEISDGRSVDEVYQALLSNNMQPVMSDYIYV, encoded by the coding sequence ATGGAAAATTCACATATCAACGAAAGTATTTTAAGTGAAGAAATTCTGGAAGACCAGAAGAAAAACCGCATTGATCATATGACTTACCTTCCGGGAATGGAAGATATCGGATCTGACGTAATGGATCAGGTCATAAGTGCCATGAACGCTTATGATTATGAAAAATATACCGAAGCTGACGTAAGACGCGCCATTGCGCATGACATCCGTACACCGGAGGATTTCGCTGCACTTCTCTCACCTGCCGCACTTCCTCTTCTTGAGGAGATCGCACAGGCTGCACAGGCAGAGACACGAAAACATTTCGGAAACAGCGTCTACATGTTTACTCCGATCTACATTGCAAACTACTGCGAAAACTATTGTATTTACTGTGGTTTCAACTGCCACAACAAGATCAACCGTGCACAGTTAAATGAGGAAGAAATTGAAAAAGAAATGGCAGCCATCGCCAAAACAGGTCTTCAGGAGATCCTGAGCCTGACCGGTGAAAGCCGCAGCAAATCCACGGTGGAATATATCGGAAATGCCTGCAAGATCGCCCGTAAATATTTTAAAGTCATCGGACTTGAGATTTATCCGGTCAACTCAGACGAATACGCATTCCTCCACGAGTGCGGTGCCGATTATGTAACCGTATTCCAGGAGACTTACAATTCTGACAAATATGAAACCCTGCATCTTGCCGGACACAAACGGATCTTCCCATACCGTGTCAATGCCCAGGAACGTGCACTGATGGGCGGCATGCGCGGTGTCGGATTCGGAGCACTTCTCGGACTTGATGATTTCCGCAAGGATGCCTTTGCAACCGGATACCATGCTTATCTCCTGCAGAGAAAATACCCACATGCCGAAATCGCCTTCTCCTGTCCGAGACTTCGTCCGATCATCAACAACGACCGGATCAATCCGATGGACGTCCATGAGCCACAGCTCCTTCAGGTAGTCTGCGCTTATCGTCTGTTTATGCCATTTGCAAGCATTACGGTATCCACAAGAGAATGTGCGCGTGTAAGAGACAATCTGGTACAGATTTCTGCAACAAAAATCTCTGCCGGAGTCAGCACCGGAATCGGAAGCCATGTGGATGATATTGAGGATAAGGGAGATGACCAGTTCGAGATTTCTGACGGACGTTCCGTAGATGAGGTTTATCAGGCACTTCTTTCCAACAATATGCAGCCGGTTATGAGTGATTATATCTATGTATAG
- a CDS encoding thiamine phosphate synthase: MYRDLIAVTNRHLCSRPFTEQITRVCKLHPKALILREKDLPEEEYFSLARQVKEICEQFKVPFIPHFYPAVARELGCDRLHLPLPLLLENPKVVSDFHTVGTSIHSVSEAVEAEKLGVSYLTAGHIYVTDCKKGLPPRGLPFLQNVCQAVQIPVYGIGGIKIDEAQLHELKNAGAAGGCVMSGMMHV; the protein is encoded by the coding sequence ATGTATAGAGATCTTATTGCCGTAACAAACCGCCATCTCTGTTCCCGTCCTTTTACAGAACAGATTACCCGTGTCTGCAAGCTGCATCCGAAAGCTCTGATCCTGCGTGAAAAAGATCTGCCGGAAGAGGAATATTTTTCTCTTGCCCGGCAGGTGAAGGAAATCTGTGAACAGTTTAAAGTTCCGTTTATTCCGCATTTTTATCCAGCCGTTGCGAGAGAACTCGGCTGTGACAGGCTACATTTACCGCTTCCACTTTTGCTTGAGAATCCGAAAGTGGTTTCCGATTTTCATACAGTTGGAACTTCCATCCATTCTGTTTCTGAAGCAGTCGAAGCGGAAAAGCTGGGAGTTTCCTATCTCACAGCAGGGCATATTTATGTTACCGACTGCAAGAAAGGGCTCCCGCCACGGGGACTTCCATTTCTGCAGAATGTATGTCAAGCTGTGCAGATTCCGGTTTATGGCATTGGCGGAATCAAAATTGATGAAGCACAACTGCACGAACTGAAAAATGCAGGTGCTGCAGGAGGTTGTGTGATGTCAGGGATGATGCACGTCTGA
- a CDS encoding ABC transporter ATP-binding protein, with the protein MYLELKNISKSFGEKEVVKDLSLSLPKGELLCLLGASGCGKTTTLKMISGFLKTDKGQILVDGQDITTLAPEKRPVSTVFQSYALFPHMSVLENVIYGLKFRGIRKKEAREMGMEYLKIVDMEEYAGASIGEISGGQQQRVALVRSLITKPKVLLLDEPLSNLDAKLRVKMREEIREIQKKYEITMVFVTHDQEEAMVLGDQIAIMDQGKLVQIGKPEEVYLHPQNDFARDFLGISNRFTDIHGNTICCRPEELEFAAEGSVKGIVRQEEFLGFYRQYYVETMNHEHIIVRTDRNIKVEAGKEVQFRVK; encoded by the coding sequence GTGTATTTAGAACTGAAAAACATAAGTAAAAGTTTTGGTGAAAAAGAAGTAGTAAAAGATTTATCACTCTCCCTTCCAAAGGGAGAACTGTTGTGTCTTCTGGGAGCATCCGGCTGTGGAAAAACGACAACACTCAAAATGATAAGTGGATTTTTAAAAACAGATAAAGGGCAAATCCTGGTTGATGGCCAGGATATCACCACACTGGCTCCGGAGAAGCGTCCGGTATCAACTGTTTTTCAGTCTTATGCATTATTTCCACATATGAGTGTTCTGGAAAATGTGATCTATGGTCTGAAGTTCCGTGGCATCCGAAAAAAAGAAGCCAGAGAAATGGGTATGGAATATCTGAAAATCGTAGATATGGAAGAATATGCCGGGGCATCGATCGGGGAAATTTCCGGAGGACAGCAGCAGAGAGTAGCACTGGTCAGATCTCTGATCACAAAACCGAAGGTGCTTCTTCTGGATGAACCGCTTAGTAATCTGGATGCGAAACTCCGGGTAAAAATGAGGGAAGAAATCCGTGAAATCCAGAAGAAATATGAAATTACAATGGTTTTTGTAACGCATGACCAGGAAGAGGCAATGGTACTTGGAGATCAGATCGCTATTATGGATCAGGGAAAGTTGGTTCAGATTGGAAAGCCGGAAGAGGTGTATCTGCATCCACAGAATGATTTTGCAAGAGATTTTCTTGGAATATCCAACCGTTTTACTGATATCCATGGAAATACAATATGCTGCAGACCGGAGGAACTGGAATTTGCAGCAGAAGGTTCTGTGAAAGGAATTGTAAGACAGGAAGAATTTCTTGGGTTTTACAGACAGTATTATGTTGAAACAATGAATCATGAACATATTATTGTACGGACAGACAGAAATATAAAAGTAGAAGCTGGCAAAGAAGTGCAGTTTCGGGTGAAATAA
- a CDS encoding ABC transporter permease produces MKNRKPREKRASFYDAHFYNILDYFILAVLVAGVLIFILYPLLCMIRQSFVGEEGFSTEVYKSIFSANLQLVKNSVFVGVLSAFFSTILGLLVSICVWTAGKKLGKFLEAILLISMVSPPFIASLAYIQLFGRNGLITKGVFGLSLNPYGWLGVVVMQTLFFSSLNALMIIGMLRKMDMSLVRASFDLGASSGYTLWRIVVPLLKPVLLSCFLLSFIRSIADFGTPVVIGGRFETVSTEIYMQVIGYSRLDKSAALNVLLLIPTILVFILYRYLMQKNEKVISGNSNKTVEAGDTFRVRGLSAVIVWLGAGIFFVMMALEYGSIFLNSFSRNLRGKITFTTMYLDALLERNMDTFIRSVEYALIVAIVGSLIGILLSYYIERRKIKFGGVLDFIITLPYMLPGSCFGIGYILAFNHEPLKLTGTAVIVILNMIYKQMSITTKASASSLLQISTELDAAARDLGANKFLVMKDVILPNVKQAFATGFINNFTSAMVTAGAVIFLVTPGQKIAVFTLFDCINTGRYGEASMIATFIIVITISVNVLFSIIVAWKGKKKRVFRTEKHK; encoded by the coding sequence GTGAAGAATAGAAAACCTAGAGAAAAACGGGCATCATTTTATGATGCCCATTTTTATAATATATTGGATTATTTTATATTAGCAGTGCTGGTAGCAGGTGTGTTGATCTTTATTCTGTATCCGCTTCTTTGCATGATCAGACAAAGTTTTGTGGGAGAAGAGGGATTTTCGACAGAAGTTTACAAGAGCATCTTCAGCGCCAATCTGCAGCTTGTAAAAAACAGTGTTTTTGTAGGTGTTTTATCCGCATTCTTTTCAACAATTCTGGGGCTGCTTGTATCAATCTGTGTATGGACAGCAGGGAAGAAACTGGGCAAATTTCTGGAAGCGATTTTGCTGATCAGCATGGTTTCGCCGCCGTTTATTGCTTCGCTCGCTTATATCCAGCTTTTCGGAAGAAACGGTCTGATCACAAAAGGAGTGTTCGGACTTTCGCTGAACCCGTATGGATGGCTTGGTGTTGTTGTAATGCAGACGTTATTCTTTTCTTCATTAAATGCACTGATGATTATCGGAATGCTGAGGAAAATGGATATGTCGCTCGTAAGGGCATCTTTTGACCTTGGAGCATCCTCCGGGTATACATTGTGGAGAATTGTTGTACCACTGTTAAAACCGGTACTACTCAGCTGCTTTTTGCTTTCGTTTATTCGGTCGATCGCTGATTTTGGAACGCCTGTTGTGATAGGTGGACGTTTTGAAACAGTTTCGACGGAAATTTATATGCAGGTAATCGGATATTCCAGACTGGATAAGAGTGCGGCACTTAATGTACTGCTTCTGATCCCGACGATTCTTGTTTTTATCCTGTACCGCTATCTAATGCAGAAAAATGAAAAAGTCATCAGCGGAAATAGTAATAAGACGGTAGAAGCGGGAGATACATTCCGGGTTCGTGGGCTGTCAGCAGTGATTGTATGGCTGGGCGCAGGTATCTTTTTTGTAATGATGGCGCTTGAATACGGATCCATTTTTCTAAACAGTTTCAGTAGAAACTTACGTGGGAAAATCACATTTACAACGATGTATCTGGACGCACTTCTGGAACGGAATATGGATACATTTATCCGAAGTGTGGAATATGCGCTTATTGTAGCAATAGTCGGCAGTCTGATCGGTATTTTACTTTCATATTATATTGAAAGACGAAAGATAAAATTTGGCGGAGTACTGGACTTTATTATTACACTTCCGTATATGCTTCCGGGAAGTTGTTTTGGAATCGGATATATTCTGGCATTTAATCATGAACCGTTAAAACTTACCGGAACAGCGGTCATTGTTATCTTGAATATGATCTATAAACAGATGTCAATTACAACGAAGGCTTCGGCATCCTCCCTTTTGCAGATCAGTACAGAGCTTGATGCAGCAGCGCGGGATCTTGGAGCGAATAAATTTCTGGTAATGAAAGATGTCATTCTTCCGAATGTAAAGCAGGCATTTGCAACGGGATTTATCAATAATTTTACAAGTGCGATGGTTACGGCAGGAGCAGTTATTTTCCTGGTGACACCGGGACAGAAGATTGCAGTATTTACATTATTTGATTGCATTAACACAGGTCGGTATGGAGAAGCATCTATGATTGCGACATTTATTATTGTGATCACAATTTCAGTAAATGTGCTGTTTTCGATAATTGTTGCATGGAAAGGGAAAAAGAAACGTGTATTTAGAACTGAAAAACATAAGTAA
- a CDS encoding ABC transporter substrate-binding protein: MKKFAALLLAVSMAAGMVACGSSDKKEETTKKEETKKDDKETKKLEGTLKVVTTGDAYQPLFDKFTEEVGPKVEFISMSSGEVLSKLKAEGGTPAADLWFGGGIDAFMDAKDNDLLEKVDFDAADELAPEFKDSDNYWFSKGVTVVGFIVNNDILKEKGLEAPKSWDDLTKEEYQGEVLMSNPAISGTNYAVVNALLQTKGDEEGWKYFEALNKNVDYYSKRGSDPSTKTAAGEVGIGITYINGTLDELKEQADVDVIYPSDGMPYVPEGVAAFANADNTEAAKAFIKWFFSDDENMKMMAEIDKNNTCLLVKPSLKGLELNFDKDQLMKEDLSLFGSKRTEILDKWSTLMGDKGEE; this comes from the coding sequence ATGAAAAAATTTGCAGCTCTTCTCCTTGCAGTATCAATGGCAGCAGGTATGGTAGCCTGTGGAAGCTCAGATAAAAAGGAAGAGACTACAAAAAAAGAAGAAACCAAGAAAGACGACAAAGAGACAAAGAAACTGGAAGGAACTCTGAAGGTTGTTACAACAGGTGATGCTTATCAGCCATTATTTGATAAGTTTACAGAAGAAGTAGGACCGAAGGTAGAATTCATTTCCATGTCTTCAGGAGAAGTATTATCAAAGCTTAAAGCAGAAGGCGGAACACCTGCAGCTGACCTGTGGTTCGGGGGCGGAATCGATGCATTTATGGATGCAAAAGATAATGACCTTCTTGAAAAAGTAGATTTTGATGCAGCTGATGAACTTGCACCGGAATTCAAAGACAGTGATAATTACTGGTTCTCAAAAGGTGTTACTGTTGTAGGATTTATTGTTAACAATGATATTTTAAAAGAAAAAGGACTTGAAGCTCCTAAATCATGGGATGACCTTACAAAAGAAGAATATCAGGGAGAAGTCCTGATGTCTAACCCGGCTATTTCAGGAACAAACTACGCAGTAGTAAACGCTCTTCTTCAGACAAAGGGAGACGAAGAAGGTTGGAAGTATTTTGAAGCTCTTAACAAGAACGTAGATTACTATTCAAAACGTGGTTCAGATCCAAGTACGAAGACAGCAGCTGGTGAAGTTGGTATTGGTATCACATATATCAATGGTACACTGGATGAACTGAAAGAACAGGCAGATGTTGATGTAATCTATCCTTCAGACGGAATGCCATACGTTCCGGAAGGCGTTGCAGCATTTGCAAATGCAGACAATACAGAAGCTGCAAAAGCATTTATCAAATGGTTCTTCTCTGATGATGAGAACATGAAGATGATGGCTGAAATTGACAAGAACAATACCTGTCTTCTGGTAAAACCAAGTCTGAAAGGACTTGAACTGAACTTTGACAAGGATCAGCTTATGAAAGAAGATCTTTCTCTGTTCGGATCAAAGAGAACAGAGATCCTTGACAAATGGAGCACTCTGATGGGAGATAAAGGTGAAGAATAG
- the mgtE gene encoding magnesium transporter, with protein MENTQDYQDYQDYRAEILGIVRSNASPGIMRNKLEDYHENDLADVFPDLSVAERRKLCRILNLDMLADIFEYIDEKQAAEYLDEMDVRKAAAILSRMETDAVVDVLRMIPKEKRALLLELMDDEARKDMAVIAAFDDEEIGSRMTTNYIEIRENLTVKQAMTELVSQAAKNDNISTIFMVTADHTFYGAMDLKDLITARQDTRLEDLIVTSYPYVYGHELIDDCIEKLKDYSENSIPILDNDNKLLGVITSQSIVDLVDDEMGEDYAMFAGLTAEEDLKEPLKESMKKRLPWLLVLLALGTVVSSVVGVFEQVVSQLTIIMCFQSLILDMAGNVGTQSLAVTIRVLMDESLTGKQKVELVFKEMRIAFSNGAILGILSFLVLGLYIALFKGKTWTFAYAVSGCIGLSLMVAMVISGAVGTLIPLFFKKINIDPAVASGPLITTINDLVAVVAYYGLCGILLIGVLHLAG; from the coding sequence ATGGAAAATACACAGGATTATCAGGACTACCAGGACTACAGAGCTGAGATCCTGGGCATTGTAAGAAGCAATGCCTCTCCGGGAATTATGAGAAACAAACTGGAAGACTACCATGAGAATGACCTTGCAGATGTATTCCCGGATCTCTCCGTTGCAGAGCGGCGGAAATTGTGCCGGATTCTGAATCTGGACATGCTTGCGGATATCTTCGAGTATATCGATGAAAAGCAGGCTGCTGAATATCTGGATGAGATGGATGTGCGGAAAGCAGCAGCAATTCTTTCCAGAATGGAAACAGATGCGGTTGTAGATGTACTGCGGATGATTCCAAAAGAAAAGAGAGCTCTTTTGCTAGAGCTGATGGATGATGAAGCCAGAAAGGATATGGCAGTTATTGCTGCATTCGATGATGAAGAGATCGGTTCAAGAATGACCACGAATTACATTGAGATCAGAGAAAATCTTACTGTAAAGCAGGCGATGACCGAACTTGTCAGTCAGGCAGCAAAAAATGACAATATTTCTACAATTTTTATGGTGACAGCGGATCACACCTTCTACGGTGCGATGGATCTGAAGGATCTGATCACGGCAAGACAGGATACACGTCTTGAGGATCTGATCGTGACATCATATCCATATGTATACGGTCACGAGCTGATCGATGACTGTATCGAAAAATTGAAAGATTATTCGGAAAATTCTATTCCGATCCTGGATAACGATAATAAACTTCTCGGTGTTATCACATCCCAGAGCATTGTAGATCTGGTCGATGATGAGATGGGTGAAGATTATGCGATGTTCGCTGGTCTGACTGCAGAAGAAGATTTGAAAGAGCCACTCAAAGAGAGCATGAAAAAACGTCTCCCTTGGCTGCTTGTTCTGCTGGCACTGGGAACAGTTGTATCTTCTGTTGTAGGTGTATTTGAGCAGGTAGTAAGCCAGCTGACGATCATTATGTGTTTCCAGTCACTGATCCTGGACATGGCAGGTAACGTCGGTACCCAGTCACTGGCGGTAACGATCCGTGTTCTGATGGATGAATCACTGACAGGAAAGCAGAAAGTAGAACTGGTATTCAAAGAGATGCGGATCGCATTTTCAAATGGTGCGATTCTTGGAATTTTATCATTCCTCGTATTAGGACTTTATATTGCACTTTTCAAAGGAAAGACCTGGACATTCGCGTATGCGGTATCCGGCTGTATCGGTCTGTCTCTGATGGTGGCAATGGTAATTTCTGGTGCGGTGGGTACACTGATTCCTCTGTTCTTCAAGAAGATCAATATCGACCCGGCGGTAGCATCCGGACCACTTATTACGACCATCAACGACCTTGTTGCAGTTGTAGCTTACTATGGACTGTGTGGTATTCTGCTGATCGGAGTGCTTCATCTGGCGGGATAA
- the yicI gene encoding alpha-xylosidase translates to MKFTEGYWEKNERANALYAVQAGYAEKIAAGMRVIATFKPILGRADELDVGTMVMEFTAAGKDRIQVTYTHFLGYENREPRFELFLEHQEAEVIISEEEAVLKSGKMTVRVGLKEFYIRFERNGKLLTGAAFKNVGYMRYNRGYATKYPEEEYMAETGEPYMLNELLLTAGTNVYGLGERFTAFVKNGQQIDCWNEDGGTASQISYKNIPFYITNRGYGVFVDHTSNVSFEVASEKVEYVGFSVKGEELRYYVIGGDDMKEIIRNYTDMTGKPALLPAWSFGLWLSTSFTTDYDEKTATEFIEGMEKRNLPLEVFHFDCFWMKALHWCDFEWNNKIFPEPAEMLKRYKERGLKICVWINPYIAQNSTLFAEGKEKGYFLLRKDGFGIKQVDNWQPGMAIVDFTNPEAVKWYQSKLKILLDMGVDCFKTDFGERIPIDVEYHDESNPWGMHNYYTFLYNRAVFELLKRERGEKDAVVFARSATAGGQQFPVHWGGDCTGTFESMAESLRGGLSLTLSGFSYWSHDIGGFEEAANPTVYKRWLQFGILSTHSRLHGSKSYRVPWTFDEEAVEVCRKFTKLKLRLMPYIYEAAVRSNKLGIPVMRPMIMEFEKDPAVRYLDQQYMLGEQILVAPIFNEEGIGEYYLPKGRWTHLLSGEEKEGGRWYTEVYGFDSLPLFVRENTLLPIGKNEKTATYHYPEQLQILVYPLEEDKIAECIVPDEKGNEVLDITARYKDEKIVLCSSGENEEITYLLVNVHDVKEVCGAEWKNTERGTVIYPKCDIVEIVFRK, encoded by the coding sequence ATGAAATTTACAGAAGGATATTGGGAAAAAAATGAAAGAGCCAATGCTTTGTATGCTGTGCAGGCCGGTTATGCAGAAAAAATAGCGGCTGGTATGCGTGTGATTGCAACGTTTAAACCAATCCTGGGAAGAGCGGATGAACTGGATGTCGGTACAATGGTAATGGAATTTACTGCAGCCGGAAAAGATCGGATTCAGGTGACGTACACACATTTTCTAGGGTATGAAAACAGAGAGCCACGATTTGAACTTTTTCTGGAACATCAGGAAGCGGAAGTTATAATTTCTGAGGAGGAAGCTGTATTAAAAAGTGGAAAAATGACGGTTCGGGTAGGACTGAAAGAATTTTATATCCGATTTGAGAGAAACGGGAAACTTCTTACCGGTGCAGCTTTTAAAAATGTCGGTTATATGCGCTACAACAGAGGGTATGCAACAAAATATCCAGAAGAAGAGTATATGGCAGAAACCGGGGAACCGTATATGTTAAATGAGTTGCTTTTAACAGCAGGAACGAACGTATATGGATTGGGAGAACGTTTTACAGCATTTGTTAAGAACGGACAGCAGATTGACTGCTGGAATGAAGATGGAGGAACAGCTTCGCAGATCAGCTATAAAAATATTCCATTTTATATCACCAACAGAGGTTATGGCGTTTTTGTTGATCATACTTCCAATGTTTCATTTGAAGTTGCCAGTGAGAAAGTAGAATATGTAGGGTTTTCGGTAAAAGGAGAAGAACTTCGCTATTATGTAATCGGCGGGGATGATATGAAAGAAATTATTCGGAATTATACGGATATGACAGGAAAACCGGCACTTCTTCCAGCGTGGTCTTTCGGTTTGTGGCTGAGTACTTCATTTACAACAGACTATGATGAAAAGACAGCAACAGAGTTTATTGAAGGAATGGAAAAAAGAAATCTTCCGCTGGAAGTGTTTCATTTTGACTGTTTCTGGATGAAAGCATTACACTGGTGCGATTTTGAATGGAACAATAAAATTTTTCCGGAACCGGCAGAAATGCTGAAACGTTATAAAGAAAGAGGACTGAAAATCTGTGTATGGATCAATCCGTATATTGCTCAGAATTCTACACTATTTGCAGAGGGAAAAGAAAAAGGATATTTTCTTTTAAGAAAAGATGGGTTCGGAATCAAGCAGGTAGACAACTGGCAGCCGGGAATGGCAATCGTGGATTTTACGAATCCGGAAGCTGTAAAATGGTATCAAAGTAAATTAAAAATATTACTTGATATGGGAGTAGACTGCTTTAAAACAGATTTTGGAGAACGAATTCCGATAGACGTAGAGTATCATGATGAAAGCAATCCATGGGGAATGCATAATTATTATACATTTTTGTATAATCGGGCAGTATTTGAGCTTTTAAAAAGAGAACGTGGCGAGAAAGATGCAGTTGTGTTTGCGAGAAGTGCGACAGCAGGCGGACAGCAATTCCCGGTTCACTGGGGTGGTGACTGCACAGGTACATTTGAGTCAATGGCAGAATCTTTAAGAGGAGGCCTTTCTCTTACTCTTTCGGGATTTTCTTATTGGAGTCACGATATTGGGGGATTTGAAGAAGCTGCCAATCCTACGGTATATAAAAGATGGCTGCAGTTTGGAATTTTATCTACTCACAGCAGACTGCATGGTTCCAAGAGTTACCGGGTTCCGTGGACGTTCGATGAAGAGGCAGTTGAGGTGTGTCGGAAGTTTACAAAATTAAAACTTCGTCTGATGCCGTATATCTACGAAGCGGCTGTACGGTCAAATAAACTTGGAATACCTGTTATGAGACCAATGATCATGGAATTTGAAAAAGACCCTGCAGTGCGATATCTGGATCAACAGTATATGCTTGGGGAGCAGATTCTGGTTGCACCGATTTTCAATGAAGAGGGTATTGGTGAGTATTACCTTCCGAAGGGAAGATGGACACATTTGCTCAGCGGAGAAGAAAAAGAAGGTGGACGCTGGTATACAGAAGTGTATGGATTTGATTCTCTGCCGTTGTTTGTCCGTGAGAACACGCTTCTTCCAATTGGTAAGAATGAAAAAACGGCAACATATCATTACCCGGAGCAGTTACAGATTCTGGTATATCCACTAGAAGAAGACAAGATTGCGGAATGTATTGTTCCAGATGAAAAAGGAAATGAGGTTCTGGATATTACTGCCAGATATAAGGATGAAAAAATTGTTCTGTGCAGTTCAGGGGAAAATGAAGAAATTACATATCTTTTGGTAAATGTTCATGATGTAAAAGAGGTTTGCGGAGCAGAATGGAAAAACACAGAACGCGGAACAGTGATATATCCGAAATGTGATATTGTTGAAATTGTTTTTAGAAAATAA